A window of Erpetoichthys calabaricus chromosome 12, fErpCal1.3, whole genome shotgun sequence contains these coding sequences:
- the LOC114662246 gene encoding serine protease 27-like, with amino-acid sequence MTIQLLFLLQLVLLVGHGQAQHPGCGVPVINSRIVGGTAATEGAWPWQVSLRWMGSHICGGSVIQNEWVVTAAHCFKSSLNTSYYELYLGILFSNGINPINVTRHLKSIFIHPDYINFDQGNDIALLQLDAPVNYTELILPVCLPTQNSTFSAQDNCWVTGWGNIREGVLLPSPGILQQVKVPIVSNADCNVMYQGETVILSDMTCTGYPVGGKDPCQGDSGGPLVCQSSTNGSWILAGIVSFSDGCAKAGKPTVYARASSFTVWIQKMTNVTTILEYQTSGVSRLEETLPLSALLILSILSL; translated from the exons TTCTGCTGGTGGGTCATGGACAAGCACAACATCCAG gATGTGGGGTCCCCGTCATTAACAGCAGAATTGTTGGGGGAACGGCAGCAACAGAAGGTGCCTGGCCTTGGCAAGTGAGCCTACGTTGGATGGGTTCGCATATATGTGGAGGGTCTGTCATCCAAAACGAGTGGGTGGTCACTGCTGCTCATTGCTTTAAAAG CTCCCTGAACACCTCTTACTACGAGCTTTACCTCGGCATTCTCTTCAGCAATGGAATAAACCCCATTAATGTCACCCGTCACTTGAAgagtattttcatccatccagacTACATAAACTTTGACCAAGGAAATGACATCGCCCTGCTGCAGCTGGACGCGCCTGTGAACTACACGGAGCTGATCCTCCCAGTGTGTCTCCCCACCCAGAATTCCACTTTCTCAGCTCAGGATAACTGCTGGGTGACGGGCTGGGGTAACATCAGAGAAGGAG TTCTCCTGCCGAGCCCTGGCATTCTTCAGCAGGTGAAAGTGCCAATCGTCTCCAACGCAGACTGCAATGTGATGTATCAGGGCGAGACGGTCATactaagtgacatgacctgcacAGGTTACCCAGTGGGGGGTAAAGACCCTTGCCAG GGAGATTCTGGAGGACCCCTGGTGTGCCAGAGTAGCACTAATGGCTCCTGGATTCTGGCGGGTATTGTCAGCTTTAGCGACGGATGCGCCAAAGCGGGAAAGCCCACAGTCTATGCCCGCGCCTCCTCATTCACAGTCTGGATTCAGAAAATGACCAACGTGACCACCATCCTCGAATACCAGACCTCTGGCGTGTCTCGCCTTGAAGAAACTTTGCCTCTTTCTGCTTTGTTGATTTTGTCAATTCTGTCACTTTGA